In Lentisphaera araneosa HTCC2155, the genomic window CAATAAAGTTTTGTAGGAGCGGTGATTTTCACTGAGTGGGATATCGAGAACAAATTCGTGGGTGGCAATGCGATTTTCCCAATTGTTGTAAGGCAACAAGAAGCCGTGCTTCACTTCATCAGTCAAAGGCTTAACTGTGGTCATAAAAGTTGCGGAACCCGCAAAAGCATTGAAGGCTCTTACAGCCACTTTGCCAAAGAATGGAACACGGCAGAGTGCGATACGTTTGGGAATATTTTGCGAACGGAAAGCCGCTGTATTGAAAACGATAATATTTTTAATTCTATCCGGGTGACGCGTGGCCATACCCGTGCCAATAGCTCCGCCCCAGTCGTGAACACAAAGCGTAATATCTTTTAAATCGAGGGCTAAGACTAATTTTTCTAAATTCGAAATATGATTTTCTAAAGTGTAATCATAGTCTTGTGGCTTGTCAGAAGT contains:
- a CDS encoding alpha/beta fold hydrolase: MKEKLQEIKDLYPFEPKDLKVEGQHRLSYVDEGEGQVMLMVHGNPTWSFFYRDLINEFSKTHRTVALDNIGCGTSDKPQDYDYTLENHISNLEKLVLALDLKDITLCVHDWGGAIGTGMATRHPDRIKNIIVFNTAAFRSQNIPKRIALCRVPFFGKVAVRAFNAFAGSATFMTTVKPLTDEVKHGFLLPYNNWENRIATHEFVLDIPLSENHRSYKTLLAVEEGLSQLKDVPMTIIWGKYDWCFDMTFLAKWKEFFPKAKVHEMEAGHYLFEDKGEEIIEIIKEFINKN